A portion of the Edaphobacter lichenicola genome contains these proteins:
- the htpG gene encoding molecular chaperone HtpG, producing MSKREFQTEVSQLLQLIIHSLYSHPEIFLRELISNSSDALDKLRHLTLVDESYKSLPFDPRIDLELNEESKTLTISDTGIGMSEEDLVSHLGTIARSGTKNFLSQLSGDARKDSNLIGQFGVGFYSAFMVADKVEVVSRKAGEDKAYRWTSDGKTGFDIEPAERAVAGTTILLHFNEEGAQYANSWRLKEIVKKYSNHIAFPIFLTYDKSEWNETEKKSIKTRTTEQVNAASALWRRPKSELTDDDYKELYKSITGDWEDPLFWFHTKAEGSLEYTTLFFIPSKAPLDLYQAEYKVGVKLYVKRVFIMDDAKELLPQYLRFVRGIIDSEDLPLNVSREILQQNKVLTSIRTASVKKILSELKNVAANQPEQYLKFISEYNRPLKEGLYGDFANRETLLDLVRFKSTKVDGLTSLADVKARMKGEQKSIYYITGGSESLLRTSPLLEIYKKKDLEVLILDDEFDEIVFSGIEKYGDIDLKSVNKTSTSEDLKDDAEPDKAESLKPLLDKLKATLGDRVKDVRASVRLADSPSVIVSDEEEPSIKMQQMMRAMGQKDIPALKPTLEINPDHEIVKKLLARSDDAVTDDAAWLLFDQALLMEGVPLQDPASFVHRLNRILNLSI from the coding sequence ATGTCGAAACGCGAATTTCAGACCGAAGTCAGTCAGCTGCTCCAACTCATCATCCACTCTCTCTACTCTCACCCTGAGATATTCCTCCGCGAGCTCATCTCCAACTCCTCTGACGCGCTCGATAAGCTGCGCCACCTGACGCTCGTTGACGAATCCTACAAGTCTCTCCCCTTCGATCCCCGTATCGATCTGGAGCTCAACGAAGAGAGCAAGACTCTCACCATCAGCGACACCGGCATCGGTATGAGCGAGGAAGACCTCGTCTCCCACCTCGGCACCATCGCCCGCTCAGGCACCAAAAACTTTCTCTCGCAGCTCTCCGGCGACGCTCGCAAAGACTCGAACCTCATCGGCCAGTTCGGCGTCGGCTTCTACAGCGCCTTCATGGTCGCCGATAAAGTCGAAGTCGTCTCCCGCAAAGCCGGAGAGGACAAAGCATACCGTTGGACTAGCGATGGCAAGACCGGCTTCGACATCGAGCCTGCCGAACGCGCTGTCGCCGGCACCACCATCCTCCTTCACTTCAATGAAGAGGGCGCGCAATACGCCAACAGCTGGCGTCTGAAGGAGATCGTCAAGAAGTACTCCAACCACATCGCCTTCCCCATCTTCCTCACCTACGACAAGAGCGAGTGGAACGAAACCGAAAAGAAGTCGATCAAGACTCGCACCACCGAACAGGTCAATGCCGCCAGCGCTCTCTGGCGCCGTCCCAAGAGTGAACTCACCGACGACGACTATAAGGAGCTGTACAAGTCCATCACCGGCGACTGGGAAGATCCTCTCTTCTGGTTCCATACCAAAGCCGAAGGCAGCCTCGAATACACGACGCTCTTCTTCATCCCCTCCAAGGCTCCGCTCGATCTCTACCAGGCAGAGTACAAAGTCGGCGTCAAGCTCTACGTCAAACGCGTCTTCATCATGGACGATGCCAAGGAGCTTCTACCCCAGTACCTTCGCTTCGTCCGCGGCATCATCGACAGCGAAGACCTGCCGCTCAACGTCAGCCGCGAGATTCTGCAGCAGAACAAAGTCCTCACCAGCATCCGCACCGCGAGCGTCAAAAAGATCCTGTCTGAGCTGAAGAACGTCGCCGCCAACCAACCCGAGCAGTATCTGAAGTTCATCTCTGAGTACAACCGCCCCCTCAAAGAGGGCCTATACGGGGACTTCGCCAATCGAGAGACTCTCCTCGACCTCGTCCGCTTCAAATCCACCAAGGTCGACGGTCTCACCAGTCTCGCCGACGTCAAAGCACGCATGAAGGGGGAGCAGAAGAGCATCTACTACATCACCGGCGGCTCCGAATCCCTGCTTCGCACTTCACCTCTGCTCGAGATCTACAAGAAAAAAGATCTTGAAGTACTCATCCTCGATGACGAGTTTGATGAGATCGTCTTCTCCGGCATCGAGAAATACGGCGACATCGACCTGAAGTCCGTGAACAAGACCTCAACCAGCGAAGACCTCAAGGACGATGCAGAACCCGACAAGGCCGAATCGCTAAAGCCTTTGCTGGACAAGTTGAAAGCCACCCTGGGAGATCGTGTAAAAGATGTCCGCGCCTCCGTACGTCTCGCCGATAGTCCATCCGTCATCGTCTCCGACGAAGAGGAACCATCCATAAAGATGCAGCAGATGATGCGCGCAATGGGTCAGAAAGACATCCCTGCGCTCAAACCCACGCTCGAAATCAATCCTGATCATGAGATCGTCAAAAAACTGCTCGCCCGCTCCGACGACGCGGTCACCGACGACGCCGCATGGCTGCTCTTCGACCAGGCTCTCCTCATGGAAGGCGTACCGCTCCAGGACCCCGCATCCTTTGTGCATCGTCTCAACCGCATCTTGAACCTCTCTATTTAG
- a CDS encoding helix-turn-helix transcriptional regulator, which yields MPKLYTPREAAQVLGVSYASLKQWIYNGKLKSVQTAGGHHRIPEAEIDRMLPRAAVKGKPEKTRRMYRRVSGRNQLTGRITEIKVNGLLAQITLSVSGQHITSIITADAVRELRLKTGQLAVALIKSTEVMIVLPD from the coding sequence ATGCCCAAGCTCTACACACCACGTGAAGCGGCCCAAGTGCTAGGCGTCAGCTATGCATCGCTGAAGCAGTGGATCTATAACGGAAAATTGAAGAGTGTTCAAACCGCGGGTGGCCATCATCGGATCCCCGAGGCCGAAATCGATCGCATGTTGCCGCGGGCTGCCGTTAAGGGTAAGCCGGAGAAGACACGTCGCATGTATCGGCGCGTAAGCGGGCGAAATCAGTTGACCGGACGAATTACCGAGATCAAGGTCAACGGCTTGCTTGCCCAAATTACGTTGTCGGTTTCAGGCCAACACATCACCTCCATTATTACGGCGGATGCAGTGCGGGAGTTGCGGCTGAAGACTGGACAGCTCGCCGTCGCTCTCATCAAATCGACCGAAGTCATGATCGTCCTACCCGACTAG
- a CDS encoding carboxypeptidase regulatory-like domain-containing protein, translated as MLVASLWWLCSVSAGAQTSATLSGRVTDSTGSVVAGATVTANNLDTGASQTAVTSGAGQYEMVAVPVGRYEVRAAKQGFADEARTVISLAVGKDAAVDIRMQVKTSDACVSGHEFAATDCALTWHGITLYGAYDVGGGWVSHGLPENGYNYEGASLVNRNGYQHRFLIAPNNLQQTGLGIRGKEEFLPGWSVVFNASTGINPQSGLLADASKTQIINNGLPRASYSYTIDGARAGQPFNDEIYGGISSTHFGTLTFGRQRALGTDAMLQYDPGGGGYAFSYIGYNGTMAGGGDTEDSRWDSALKYRLTYGPAHFGAMYKFADGSGGCFSASATWTAANCTPESAHNNAYGFDLGGEHGKLSADFLFQHYNQAISVLNPLLGPQSPTQPYQSTTNSINTNPITGVNLIDPANTLYGIVTDNNGVIGAVKYTWNPFKFYAGYEYVWQNNPVNPLGVGASDQGGYNLSGVEDNNLDSEKLLQIWWTGVKYTYRSKTDFTFAWYQQRQNDFRFPKECDAVAGFRASCAGTLNEVSGYADHHFTKRFDVFAGIAYSYVSGGLAIAIPHGPGVPYHYDNNLAPTIGGRFAF; from the coding sequence ATGCTCGTGGCCTCCCTGTGGTGGCTGTGCTCCGTTTCTGCAGGAGCGCAGACATCCGCGACCTTGTCTGGCAGGGTCACGGATTCAACGGGGAGTGTCGTTGCGGGAGCGACTGTGACCGCGAACAACCTTGACACAGGAGCATCGCAGACCGCTGTCACAAGCGGAGCGGGTCAATATGAGATGGTTGCGGTTCCCGTCGGACGCTATGAGGTCCGCGCCGCAAAGCAGGGGTTCGCGGATGAAGCGCGTACGGTAATCAGCCTGGCGGTTGGCAAGGATGCCGCGGTCGACATTCGGATGCAGGTGAAGACCTCTGACGCCTGCGTGAGCGGCCACGAGTTTGCCGCCACCGATTGCGCGCTGACCTGGCACGGCATCACGCTGTACGGTGCGTATGATGTTGGCGGCGGCTGGGTCAGCCACGGCCTCCCGGAAAACGGCTACAACTATGAAGGCGCCTCTCTGGTGAATCGAAACGGCTATCAGCATCGATTCCTCATCGCACCGAACAACCTGCAACAGACGGGTCTTGGCATCAGGGGCAAGGAAGAGTTTCTGCCTGGCTGGTCCGTTGTGTTCAACGCTTCAACTGGCATCAATCCGCAGTCCGGCCTGCTCGCCGACGCGTCGAAGACCCAGATCATTAACAACGGCCTTCCGAGGGCCAGCTATTCGTACACCATCGACGGGGCGCGCGCGGGCCAACCGTTCAATGACGAAATCTATGGCGGTATATCGTCCACGCACTTCGGCACGCTGACCTTCGGTCGTCAGCGCGCGCTCGGTACCGATGCGATGCTCCAGTATGATCCGGGCGGCGGCGGCTATGCCTTTTCGTACATTGGGTATAACGGCACGATGGCCGGCGGCGGCGATACCGAGGACAGCCGTTGGGACTCCGCCCTGAAGTATCGCCTGACCTATGGCCCGGCGCATTTCGGCGCGATGTATAAATTCGCCGATGGTTCCGGCGGCTGTTTTTCGGCCTCCGCAACATGGACTGCGGCGAACTGTACGCCGGAGTCGGCGCATAACAACGCCTATGGATTCGATCTTGGCGGAGAGCACGGCAAGTTGTCTGCGGACTTTCTCTTTCAGCATTACAACCAGGCGATCAGCGTATTGAATCCCTTGCTGGGACCTCAAAGTCCTACGCAGCCGTATCAGTCGACCACAAACAGCATCAATACAAATCCCATCACCGGGGTCAATTTGATCGACCCGGCCAACACGTTATATGGCATTGTGACCGATAACAACGGCGTTATCGGCGCCGTTAAATATACTTGGAATCCGTTCAAGTTCTATGCCGGCTACGAATACGTCTGGCAGAACAATCCGGTGAACCCGTTGGGTGTGGGCGCCTCAGACCAGGGCGGTTACAACCTGAGCGGGGTTGAAGATAACAATCTTGACTCTGAAAAGTTGCTGCAGATTTGGTGGACGGGTGTGAAGTACACCTACCGCAGCAAAACCGACTTCACTTTCGCCTGGTATCAACAACGGCAGAACGACTTCCGTTTTCCGAAGGAATGCGATGCCGTGGCCGGCTTCCGCGCTTCCTGCGCGGGCACCCTCAACGAGGTGTCAGGCTATGCGGATCATCACTTCACCAAGCGTTTCGACGTTTTTGCCGGAATTGCGTACTCCTACGTGAGCGGCGGTCTGGCCATCGCCATTCCTCATGGCCCGGGCGTTCCTTATCACTACGACAATAACCTTGCTCCGACGATCGGTGGTCGTTTCGCCTTCTGA
- a CDS encoding PP2C family protein-serine/threonine phosphatase, translating into MRYAGTSIVLLLLFSLTAGLHGQDTKAAAAGAVQLEATLGDGTVELSGPWKFHTGDDLAWAEQDYDDSSWGTIDVTPPAGSENVELGTSGYIPGWTGSGYPNYAGYAWYRLRINVRSSHGRLAIKMPDSADDAYQVYVNGKLIGELGDFTAKGVTAYSTVPRSFRLPRDLRSGPMTIAVRMWMDSATPFLSPDAGGMHEPPVLGHAGVISTLIQLDWDDTAHAVGSGFLEIFILMLAWAVAVSLLWMDRSEPAYLWLSLVCAVTILENSVVLIVNFATWISLTPGVVLQTVIIGPIRIGLWVIFWAYWFRIARMAWIHRIVWSLVLLTIICTAMLRAPLYGTRIPVHAAIYLSPILLGLQLAFVILLFVITVRGIVKQRTEGWLALPAVLLVALSLYQVNLHLFHIRTRFDVFGFNFQLGTIATILSIFLITVMLLRRFLYTQRKREQWKAEIEQARQVQHVLIPEELPTVSGFAIESEYRPAREVGGDFFQILPQTDDGSVLIIVGDVTGKGLQAGMLVALIVGAVRTAVQYHSDPLILMNSLNDRLWGRGRASATCLILRITKDGQVTLANAGHLPPYLNGAEVPMEGSLPIGVIPGADFFVTHFSMAPGDTLMLMSDGVAEAQDQHKELFGFERIEEMLKKPISAAALAAAAEAFGQEDDILVLRIQRDPRTQSSLDTRSIVAVT; encoded by the coding sequence ATGCGTTATGCAGGAACTTCGATTGTGTTGCTGCTGCTCTTCAGCCTGACGGCTGGATTGCATGGACAGGATACTAAGGCTGCCGCCGCAGGAGCGGTCCAGCTTGAGGCGACGCTGGGGGATGGCACGGTTGAACTCTCGGGGCCATGGAAGTTTCATACCGGTGATGATCTTGCGTGGGCTGAGCAGGACTATGACGATTCAAGCTGGGGAACGATTGACGTAACTCCGCCGGCTGGATCGGAGAACGTCGAGCTTGGGACGAGCGGTTACATTCCTGGCTGGACAGGGAGCGGCTATCCGAACTACGCCGGCTATGCATGGTATCGGCTAAGAATCAACGTGCGGAGCTCCCACGGCAGGCTTGCCATCAAGATGCCGGACAGCGCAGACGACGCGTATCAGGTTTACGTGAATGGCAAGCTCATCGGAGAGCTTGGCGATTTTACCGCGAAAGGGGTGACCGCTTACAGCACGGTGCCGAGGTCGTTCCGACTGCCGCGCGATCTTCGTAGCGGCCCAATGACGATCGCAGTGCGGATGTGGATGGACAGTGCGACTCCGTTCCTCAGTCCGGACGCTGGTGGAATGCATGAGCCGCCTGTTCTGGGACATGCGGGAGTCATTTCGACTTTGATTCAGCTTGACTGGGACGATACTGCACATGCAGTTGGCAGCGGCTTCCTCGAGATTTTCATTCTTATGCTCGCGTGGGCGGTCGCTGTAAGTCTTTTGTGGATGGATCGCTCGGAGCCCGCCTATCTCTGGCTGAGCCTGGTGTGTGCGGTGACGATTCTGGAGAACAGCGTCGTTCTCATCGTGAACTTTGCCACCTGGATCTCGCTGACGCCCGGGGTCGTCTTGCAGACCGTGATCATCGGTCCGATTCGAATTGGGCTTTGGGTGATCTTCTGGGCATATTGGTTTCGAATCGCCAGGATGGCATGGATCCACCGAATTGTGTGGAGTTTGGTTCTTCTGACGATAATCTGCACGGCCATGCTGCGTGCCCCGCTGTATGGTACGCGGATTCCCGTACATGCAGCCATTTATCTCTCGCCTATTCTGCTTGGACTGCAGCTGGCGTTCGTTATTCTGCTCTTCGTGATCACGGTTCGAGGCATTGTTAAGCAGAGGACCGAGGGTTGGCTTGCTTTGCCCGCAGTGCTTCTGGTTGCCCTATCGCTCTATCAAGTCAATCTGCATTTGTTCCACATACGCACCCGTTTCGATGTCTTTGGATTCAACTTCCAGCTCGGCACGATTGCGACGATTCTCTCGATCTTTCTCATTACGGTTATGTTGCTGCGGCGCTTTTTGTATACGCAACGAAAGCGGGAGCAGTGGAAGGCGGAGATCGAACAGGCGCGACAGGTGCAGCACGTCCTTATCCCAGAGGAGTTGCCGACGGTGTCTGGTTTCGCTATCGAGAGCGAGTATCGTCCAGCGCGCGAAGTTGGCGGAGACTTCTTTCAGATTCTTCCGCAGACTGACGATGGAAGCGTATTGATTATTGTCGGCGACGTGACGGGAAAGGGGTTGCAGGCCGGCATGCTTGTTGCGTTGATCGTTGGCGCTGTCCGCACCGCTGTGCAATATCACTCCGATCCACTGATATTGATGAACAGCTTGAACGACCGTTTATGGGGTCGTGGCCGCGCGAGTGCGACGTGCCTCATACTGCGAATCACCAAGGACGGACAGGTAACACTGGCGAATGCGGGTCATCTCCCGCCTTACCTCAATGGTGCAGAGGTCCCGATGGAGGGCTCACTTCCGATCGGAGTAATACCAGGGGCGGATTTCTTTGTGACGCATTTTTCGATGGCGCCCGGAGACACGTTGATGTTGATGTCCGATGGTGTCGCGGAGGCGCAGGATCAACACAAGGAGCTGTTCGGGTTTGAACGCATCGAGGAGATGCTGAAGAAACCGATCTCAGCGGCTGCACTTGCAGCCGCGGCCGAGGCCTTCGGTCAAGAAGACGACATCCTAGTCCTGCGGATCCAACGCGATCCGCGGACTCAGAGCTCTCTCGATACAAGATCGATTGTTGCGGTCACATAG
- a CDS encoding STAS domain-containing protein: MSELGTKVKMEQVQCASGDPITVLRFAGDITSSSEPAVLGTYGGLSPETSKRILLDFSKVEYLNSSGIALIIQLLYAASQKGQTVQTFGLTPHFQKVFTMVGITKYTKLFPDEATACAGFE; encoded by the coding sequence ATGTCGGAGTTAGGCACCAAGGTCAAAATGGAACAGGTCCAATGCGCTTCGGGCGACCCCATCACGGTGCTCCGTTTTGCGGGCGACATTACCAGCTCTTCCGAACCCGCAGTCCTCGGAACATACGGAGGCCTATCCCCCGAGACCTCAAAGCGCATTCTGCTCGACTTTTCCAAAGTCGAATATCTCAACTCCAGCGGCATCGCGCTCATCATCCAGCTACTCTACGCCGCCAGCCAGAAAGGCCAGACCGTCCAGACTTTCGGTCTGACACCACACTTCCAAAAGGTCTTCACCATGGTCGGCATCACAAAATACACCAAACTGTTTCCCGACGAAGCCACCGCTTGCGCCGGATTTGAATAG
- a CDS encoding ATP-binding protein gives MSTASSVAKLMGFAPERIEDLKTAIAEACINAMEHGNKLDESLIVVVILSMDETSLEVKVLDMGTGPPGVVHAPNMDKKMHGEEPSRGMGMFLIQALVDEAEWVSSPPSGSYARLVIRLNKTEE, from the coding sequence ATGAGTACCGCCTCCAGCGTTGCGAAGCTGATGGGTTTTGCTCCCGAGCGCATTGAAGACCTCAAGACCGCCATCGCCGAAGCCTGCATCAACGCAATGGAACATGGAAATAAACTGGACGAGTCACTGATCGTCGTCGTCATCCTCTCGATGGACGAGACCTCGTTGGAGGTGAAGGTGCTGGACATGGGAACGGGTCCCCCAGGTGTCGTCCATGCGCCGAACATGGACAAGAAGATGCACGGGGAAGAACCCAGTCGCGGAATGGGAATGTTTCTCATTCAGGCACTGGTCGATGAAGCAGAATGGGTCAGCTCACCTCCCAGCGGAAGCTATGCGCGACTGGTCATTCGTTTAAACAAGACAGAAGAGTGA
- a CDS encoding PP2C family protein-serine/threonine phosphatase: MEMESSLHLQQQIARLQALLDTSHKIHSTIELDHVLRSVLQITVRELEMAGAFFTAFPFSYGDIPPRFLLHPPSSDPKRGCSRFPLLDRKGEVLTEMVVITRDGSPLSLFEQDFLEHLATQAAVAIENARYHERTLDMERVKQDLACARDIQRSLLPQSFPNIAGYSIDGRSQTCYEVGGDYLDIIELTSGQLMIVVADVAGKGLASALVGSSFRSALRAIANSGMSLVEIATHMNVLHYNEGEESRRRYVTSIFLRLDPATHTLEVVNAGHNPGFLLNGSDLPEMIEASGTPVGMLPFSTYRAEKYVLSNKAKLLIYTDGMTEVFQGNEEFGQDRLLEAFRASRAVDAPSTLKSIWQALDAFSNQESQTDDMTALVIGRKP; this comes from the coding sequence ATGGAAATGGAAAGCAGTCTCCATCTGCAACAGCAGATTGCACGGTTGCAGGCGTTGCTCGATACCTCACATAAGATTCACAGCACAATTGAGCTCGATCACGTCCTCCGCTCCGTGCTGCAGATCACCGTACGCGAGTTGGAGATGGCGGGCGCCTTCTTCACCGCCTTCCCCTTCTCGTATGGAGACATTCCCCCAAGGTTCCTTCTGCATCCGCCTTCATCCGATCCGAAACGCGGATGTTCTCGCTTCCCTTTACTGGACCGCAAAGGCGAAGTCCTCACCGAGATGGTCGTAATTACACGAGACGGATCTCCTCTCTCTCTCTTCGAACAGGATTTCCTCGAGCACCTCGCCACTCAGGCCGCAGTCGCCATCGAAAATGCCCGCTATCACGAGCGCACCCTGGACATGGAGCGCGTAAAGCAGGATCTCGCCTGCGCTCGCGACATTCAACGAAGCCTTCTGCCCCAGTCTTTTCCCAATATCGCCGGCTACAGCATCGACGGCCGATCGCAAACTTGTTACGAGGTAGGCGGTGACTACTTGGATATTATCGAGCTGACATCCGGACAGCTCATGATCGTAGTGGCCGATGTCGCCGGGAAGGGTTTGGCCTCCGCACTCGTGGGCAGCTCGTTCCGCTCCGCTCTCCGGGCCATCGCAAACTCCGGAATGTCCTTGGTCGAAATCGCAACTCACATGAACGTCCTTCACTACAACGAAGGTGAGGAATCCCGCCGTCGTTATGTCACCTCGATCTTCCTTCGTCTCGATCCCGCCACCCACACCCTAGAAGTAGTGAACGCTGGACACAACCCCGGCTTTCTCCTCAACGGCAGCGATCTGCCTGAGATGATTGAGGCCTCTGGCACTCCCGTAGGCATGTTGCCTTTCTCTACCTACAGAGCAGAAAAATATGTACTGTCCAATAAGGCGAAGCTGCTAATCTACACCGACGGAATGACTGAGGTCTTTCAAGGTAACGAAGAATTCGGCCAGGATCGCCTTCTTGAGGCCTTCCGCGCCTCGCGCGCTGTCGACGCGCCAAGTACCTTGAAATCGATCTGGCAAGCACTGGACGCATTTTCCAACCAGGAATCGCAGACCGATGATATGACCGCACTTGTAATTGGCAGGAAGCCGTAG